The following coding sequences lie in one Cannabis sativa cultivar Pink pepper isolate KNU-18-1 chromosome 5, ASM2916894v1, whole genome shotgun sequence genomic window:
- the LOC115716010 gene encoding low affinity inorganic phosphate transporter 4-like — translation MSQEKLSVLDALDNARTQWYHVTAIVIAGMGFFTDAYDLFCISAVSKLLGRLYYFDPQSPKPGKLPTNVNNAVTGVALVGTLAGQLVFGWLGDKLGRKKVYGITLIMMVICAICSGLSFGSSSHSVMGTLCFFRFWLGFGIGGDYPLSATIMSEYANKKTRGAFIAAVFAMQGVGIIFAGLVSMIFSRIFLAVYAAPPYNEDKVFSPLFSTQPEADYLWRIVLMIGALPAILTYYWRMKMPETGRYTAMIEGNAKQAAADMGRVLEIEIHDEQDKLAQYKAANSYPLMSMEFLRRHGLHLLGTSTTWFLLDIAFYSQNLTQKDIFPAIHLVKSDTHVNALREVFETARAMFVIALCGTFPGYWFTVFLIEKLGRFKIQLGGFFMMSVFMLIIGLKYDYLKSHNGTLFAVLYGLTFFFANFGPNSTTFVLPAELFPTRVRSTCHAISAASGKAGAIIGAFGIQTYTLDGEDFSSRF, via the exons ATGTCACAAGAAAAATTAAGTG TGCTTGATGCCCTAGACAACGCTCGTACACAATGGTACCACGTCACCGCCATAGTGATCGCCGGAATGGGCTTCTTCACCGACGCATACGATCTTTTTTGCATCTCAGCCGTCTCTAAACTCCTCGGCCGCCTTTACTATTTCGACCCCCAATCACCTAAGCCCGGAAAGCTTCCTACTAATGTTAACAATGCCGTGACAGGAGTAGCTCTTGTCGGAACCCTAGCCGGCCAACTCGTATTCGGGTGGCTCGGGGACAAACTAGGCCGCAAGAAAGTTTACGGAATCACCCTCATCATGATGGTCATTTGCGCCATTTGCTCTGGCCTCTCGTTTGGCTCGAGCTCACACTCCGTCATGGGAACCTTATGTTTCTTTAGGTTTTGGCTAGGGTTTGGCATAGGCGGAGATTACCCGCTCTCCGCCACAATCATGTCTGAATACGCCAATAAAAAGACTCGCGGCGCTTTCATAGCCGCGGTGTTTGCAATGCAAGGAGTTGGAATAATCTTCGCGGGGTTAGTTTCCATGATTTTTTCGCGCATTTTTCTAGCGGTGTATGCCGCTCCTCCCTACAACGAAGATAAGGTCTTCTCCCCACTCTTTTCAACTCAACCCGAAGCCGATTACTTATGGCGAATCGTGCTAATGATCGGAGCTTTACCGGCAATATTGACATACTATTGGCGTATGAAGATGCCGGAAACAGGAAGATACACAGCAATGATCGAAGGGAACGCAAAGCAAGCCGCAGCCGATATGGGACGAGTTTTGGAGATTGAAATTCATGATGAACAAGATAAGTTGGCTCAATACAAGGCTGCAAATAGCTACCCTTTAATGTCAATGGAGTTTTTACGTCGTCACGGGCTTCATTTATTAGGAACATCAACAACTTGGTTTTTACTAGACATAGCTTTCTACAGCCAAAACCTAACACAAAAAGACATTTTCCCAGCTATCCATTTGGTCAAATCTGATACTCATGTCAATGCTCTTAGAGAAGTGTTTGAAACAGCACGTGCCATGTTCGTTATAGCCTTGTGTGGAACCTTTCCCGGTTATTGGTTCACAGTTTTCTTAATCGAAAAACTTGGTCGTTTCAAAATCCAACTCGGAGGGTTCTTCATGATGTCAGTTTTCATGTTAATTATAGGTCTCAAATATGATTATCTTAAAAGTCATAATGGAACTTTGTTTGCAGTGTTGTACGGATTGACTTTCTTCTTTGCCAATTTTGGCCCCAACAGCACGACCTTTGTCTTGCCAGCTGAGCTGTTTCCCACACGTGTGAGGTCCACGTGTCATGCTATCAGTGCAGCTTCGGGTAAGGCGGGTGCTATTATTGGTGCTTTTGGTATTCAAACCTACACTTTGGATGGTGA GGATTTCTCTTCACGTTTTTAG